The following coding sequences lie in one Hyalangium gracile genomic window:
- a CDS encoding sensor histidine kinase, translating to MSDAAPQKPSEAQASLAMRRRSFFICAAALVLSLSMHPLMFGGLHLPVAGAQLAWAAVFALLGVLVTRQTLSLDAVGIIAGVTSAIALTTEVQLSGGTESPHLWAFYILPLMMAAFIPERWLPVLVTIPSTLLSLLLVDVLSAAPARLIASHFMGLGFTSLVSAYGALTYRRLVAAEKKAHHARLEALEQLADSEQRRVQAERHRAEIERLALVGQLASGVAHEVNNPLAFVKANLSFLEEELVEHPPVPGREDLREVLAETQQGVLRIQQIVTDLRQFSRKSITVEECAVADAVEEAQRLASVRLNSLGEVVREIPADLPRVRVGQRQLVQVLLNLLVNAADAIEHSEPRRPARIVLRARPSADGVCLEVEDNGPGIPPDVMPRLVEPFFTTKPPGKGTGLGLALCREYIGRAGGSLVAESPREGGARFVIQLPQASAPVSAASA from the coding sequence GTGTCCGACGCCGCCCCCCAGAAGCCCTCCGAGGCGCAGGCCTCCCTGGCCATGCGGCGGCGCAGCTTCTTCATCTGTGCCGCCGCGCTCGTCCTGAGCCTCAGCATGCACCCGCTGATGTTCGGCGGCCTGCACCTGCCGGTCGCCGGGGCGCAGCTGGCCTGGGCCGCCGTCTTCGCCCTGCTGGGCGTCCTCGTGACGCGGCAGACGCTCTCGCTGGATGCGGTGGGCATCATCGCGGGCGTCACGAGCGCCATCGCCCTCACGACCGAGGTGCAGCTGTCGGGCGGGACCGAGAGCCCCCACCTGTGGGCCTTCTACATCCTGCCGCTCATGATGGCCGCCTTCATCCCGGAGCGCTGGCTGCCCGTGCTGGTGACCATCCCCAGCACCCTGCTGAGCCTGCTGCTGGTGGATGTGCTCTCGGCCGCGCCCGCGCGCCTGATCGCCTCCCACTTCATGGGCCTGGGCTTCACGTCCCTGGTGTCCGCCTACGGCGCGCTGACCTATCGACGGCTGGTCGCGGCGGAGAAGAAGGCCCACCACGCGCGGCTGGAGGCACTCGAGCAGCTGGCGGACAGCGAGCAGCGCCGCGTACAGGCCGAGCGCCATCGCGCGGAGATCGAGCGGCTGGCGCTGGTAGGCCAGCTGGCCTCTGGAGTGGCCCACGAGGTGAACAACCCCCTGGCCTTCGTGAAGGCCAACCTGAGCTTCCTGGAGGAGGAGCTCGTCGAGCACCCGCCGGTGCCGGGCCGGGAGGACCTGAGAGAGGTGCTCGCGGAGACCCAGCAGGGCGTGCTGCGCATCCAGCAGATCGTCACGGACCTGCGCCAGTTCTCCCGCAAGTCCATCACCGTGGAGGAGTGCGCCGTGGCCGACGCGGTGGAGGAGGCGCAGCGGCTGGCCTCCGTGCGCCTGAACAGCCTGGGCGAGGTGGTGCGCGAGATACCGGCGGACCTGCCCCGGGTCCGCGTGGGGCAGCGCCAGCTGGTGCAGGTGCTGCTCAACCTGCTCGTCAACGCCGCGGATGCCATCGAGCACTCCGAGCCGCGGCGGCCCGCCCGCATCGTCCTGCGCGCGCGGCCCTCCGCCGACGGGGTGTGCCTGGAGGTGGAGGACAACGGCCCGGGGATTCCTCCGGACGTCATGCCGCGCCTGGTCGAGCCCTTCTTCACCACCAAGCCCCCGGGCAAGGGCACCGGGCTGGGGCTCGCGCTCTGCCGCGAGTACATCGGTCGCGCCGGCGGCTCGCTGGTGGCCGAGTCTCCCCGGGAAGGAGGCGCCCGTTTCGTCATCCAGTTGCCGCAAGCCTCGGCTCCCGTG